Proteins encoded in a region of the Solanum dulcamara chromosome 9, daSolDulc1.2, whole genome shotgun sequence genome:
- the LOC129902518 gene encoding serine carboxypeptidase-like — MSSSSSLFSLLFVAIFLVSFSQIALSLSPKFFLQSHYDDISSKKTAITMGEKLISQLNLFPKHDINIVSSKENSINNYEERLFEKKLNLSYLGDSGSTVQDLGHHAGYFPLVHTKAARMFYFFFESRSNKNDPVVIWLTGGPGCSSELALFYENGPFKLSNNMSLVWNNFGWDKVSNLIYVDQPTGTGFSYTSDQSDIRHNETGVSNDLYDFLQAFFKAHPVYVNNDFYITGESYAGHYIPAFASRVHQGNKNKEGIHINLKGFAIGNGLTNPEIQYKAYTDYALDMKLIEQTDYDYINQLYPKCQQEIKLCGNGSEDACLKGFGDCTSIFNNIMDIVGDKNYYDIRKTCEGNLCYDFSRMETYLNDNQVKKALGVPIAIDFVSCSSSVYQAMQKDWMKNLEVGIPQLLEDGINLLIYAGEYDLICNWLGNSNWVHAVEWSGQKGFETAPSVSFTVDGEEKGVQKKYGPLTFLKVHDAGHMVPMDQPKAALEMLQRWIEGKL; from the exons atgtcttcttcatcttcattattctctcttctctttgtTGCTATATTTCTTGTTTCattttcccaaattgccctttcatTATCACCCAAATTTTTCTTGCAATCTCATTATGATGATATTAGTTCAAAAAAAACTGCAATAACAATGGGTGAAAAATTGATTAGTCAACTTAATTTGTTccctaaacatgatattaatATAGTTTCTTCAAAGGAAAATAGTATTAATAATTATGAGGAGAGATTATTTGAGAAGAAATTGAATTTATCTTATCTTGGTGATTCTGGTTCCACAGTCCAAGACTTAGGTCATCATGCTGGTTATTTTCCTCTTGTACACACTAAAGCTGCAAG gatgttctattttttctttgaatcAAGGAGCAACAAGAATGATCCAGTGGTGATATGGTTAACAGGAGGACCAGGATGTAGCAGTGAATTGGCTTTGTTTTATGAAAATGGACCTTTTAAATTATCAAACAACATGTCTCTTGTCTGGAATAATTTTGGTTGGGACaag GTGTCAAACCTTATATACGTTGATCAACCAACTGGAACTGGTTTCAGTTATACTTCAGATCAAAGTGACATTCGTCACAATGAAACTGGTGTAAGCAACGACCTTTATGATTTCCTACAG GCCTTCTTCAAGGCTCATCCTGTGTATGTCAATAATGATTTCTACATTACTGGAGAATCATATGCTGGACATTATATTCCTGCATTTGCTTCTCGAGTTCATCAAGGAAATAAAAACAAAGAAGGAATTCACATAAACCTCAAG GGATTTGCCATTGGTAATGGACTCACCAACCCAGAAATCCAGTATAAAGCTTACACTGACTATGCTTTGGATATGAAATTGATCGAGCAAACCGATTACGATTATATAAACCAATTATATCCAAAATGTCAACAAGAAATTAAGCTTTGTG GAAATGGTAGTGAAGATGCTTGTTTGAAGGGATTTGGTGATTGCACAAGCATCTTCAACAATATAATGGACATTGTGGGCGACAAAAAC TACTATGATATCCGGAAGACTTGCGAGGGTAACCTCTGCTATGACTTCTCGAGAATGGAAACTTACCTCAACGATAACCAAGTTAAGAAAGCCCTCGGTGTTCCCATCGCTATTGATTTTGTCTCATGTAGTTCTTCAGTTTATCAGGCGATGCAGAAGGACTGGATGAAGAATCTTGAAGTCGGTATTCCTCAACTTCTTGAGGATGGTATCAATCTACTCATTTACGCTGGAGAGTATGACCTTATCTGCAACTGGCTTG GTAACTCAAATTGGGTGCATGCAGTAGAATGGTCTGGGCAGAAAGGCTTCGAGACTGCACCATCTGTTTCTTTCACAGTAGACGGTGAGGAGAAAGGTGTACAAAAGAAGTATGGACCACTAACGTTCCTCAAGGTCCACGATGCAGGTCATATGGTGCCGATGGACCAACCTAAGGCAGCACTCGAAATGCTTCAGAGGTGGATTGAAGGCAAATTGTGA
- the LOC129902519 gene encoding uncharacterized protein LOC129902519 isoform X2: MNPESSNTNQTNPRKRPLIEEEPNKDKQPTTLNSMVVAIDHNNLFYTVCSICEKTLPDPSPNTHFPNSSSSSSSIPFCKNCNFNPASSGSKRLFRVLMSIATEKRVVVVIMFDRAARVLFGCSADEFFDFAKIHPFSAASAGKALEGEMLKVTLSQPKNGNARHLRVVSVLPLRTGFQPVIETLRELYRARGE, encoded by the exons ATGAATCCAGAAAGCTCAAATACTAACCAAACAAACCCCAGAAAAAGACCATTAATAGAAGAAGAACCTAACAAAGACAAACAGCCAACTACACTGAATTCCATGGTGGTAGCCATTGATCACAACAATCTCTTTTATACAGTCTGTTCTATATGTGAAAAGACTTTACCTGACCCTTCACCAAATACCCATTTCcccaattcttcttcttcttcttcttcaatacCCTTTTGCAAAAATTGCAACTTTAACCCTGCTTCTTCTGGTTCCAAACGCCTCTTTCGTGTTCTT aTGTCTATAGCTACTGAGAAAAGAGTGGTTGTGGTGATAATGTTTGATAGGGCGGCTAGGGTTTTGTTTGGTTGTTCTGCTGATGAGTTCTTTGATTTTGCCAAGATTCACCCTTTCTCCG CTGCGTCTGCCGGTAAAGCTTTGGAGGGAGAGATGTTGAAGGTCACCTTGTCCCAACCAAAGAATGGGAATGCACGGCATCTGCGAGTGGTATCAGTTTTGCCATTGCGGACAGGTTTTCAGCCTGTGATTGAGACCTTGAGGGAACTATATCGAGCAAGAG GTGAATGA
- the LOC129902526 gene encoding T-complex protein 1 subunit beta, which yields MAIDKLFKDEATEEKGERARMASFIGAMAIADLVKTTLGPKGMDKILQSTGRGHSVTVTNDGATILKSLHIDNPAAKVLVDISKVQDDEVGDGTTSVVVLAGELLREAEKLVNAKIHPMTIIAGFRMASECARNVLEQKVVDNKQDAEKFRSDLMNIARTTLSSKILSQDKEHFAKLAVDAVMRLKGSTNLESIQIIKKPGGSLKDSFLDEGFILDKKIGVGQPKRIENAKILVANTAMDTDKVKIYGARVRVDSMAKVADLEAAEKEKMREKVQKIISHGINCFVNRQLIYNFPEELFADAGILAIEHADFDGIERLGLVTGGEIASTFDNPESVKLGHCKLIEEIMIGEDKLIHFSGVAMGQACTIVLRGASPHVLDEAERSLHDALCVLSQTVNDSRVLLGGGWPEMVMAKAVDELAKKTPGKRSHAIEAFTRALLAIPTTIADNAGLDSAELIAQLRAEHHKEESNAGIDVISGSVGDMSELGISESFKVKQAVLLSATEAAEMILRVDEIITCAPRRREGM from the exons ATGGcg ATTGACAAACTCTTCAAAGATGAAGCCACTGAAGAAAAGGGTGAGCGAGCTAGGATG GCATCCTTTATTGGAGCAATGGCAATTGCTGACTTGGTAAAGACAACCTTAGGACCTAAGGGAATG GATAAAATTCTGCAATCTACAGGTAGAGGACACAGCGTTACAGTTACCAATGATGGCGCGACAATTTTGAAGTCCCTTCATATTGATAATCCAGCTGCCAAGGTCCTTGTGG ATATCTCCAAGGTACAGGATGATGAAGTGGGTGATGGGACAACTTCAGTAGTTGTTTTGGCTGGAGAACTTTTGAGAGAGGCAGAGAAGCTGGTAAATGCAAAAATTCATCCAATGACAATTATAGCAG GTTTCCGGATGGCATCTGAGTGTGCACGCAATGTTCTAGAGCAGAAGGTCGTGGATAACAAGCAGGATGCAG AGAAGTTTAGATCAGACTTGATGAATATTGCAAGGACTACCTTGAGCTCAAAAATCTTGTCTCAGGACAAGGAGCATTTTGCAAAACTGGCTGTTGATGCGGTTATGAGGTTAAAG GGCAGTACCAATCTTGAATCAATTCAGATAATTAAGaaacctggagggtcattgaAGGATTCATTTTTAGATGAAGG gtTTATTTTGGACAAAAAGATTGGGGTTGGCCAACCAAAACGCATCGAAAATGCTAAGATTTTGGTGGCAAATACTGCTATGGATACAGATAAAGTGAAGATATATGGCGCACGTGTTCGAGTTGACTCAATGGCCAAGGTTGCTGATCTAGAAGCAgctgaaaaggaaaaaatgagGGAGAAGGTGCAAAAGATCATTAGTCATGGAATAAATTGCTTTGTTAACCGACAGCTGATCTACAATTTCCCCGAGGAACTATTTGCTGATGCAGGGATACTTGCAATAGAGCATGCTGACTTTGATGGTATTGAGCGGTTGGGTTTAGTTACTGGGGGAGAAATTGCGTCAACCTTTGATAACCCAGAGTCTGTCAAACTTGGTCACTGCAAACTTATCGAGGAGATCATGATTGGTGAGGATAAGCTGATCCACTTCTCTGGGGTTGCAATGGGTCAGGCATGTACAATTGTTCTGAGAGGTGCAAG CCCTCATGTACTGGATGAAGCTGAAAGATCTCTGCACGATGCATTGTGTGTACTATCTCAGACAGTAAATGACAGCAGGGTTCTACTTGGAGGTGGATGGCCCGAGATGGTGATGGCTAAGGCGGTTGATGAACTAGCTAAGAAGACCCCCGGTAAAAGATCTCATGCAATTGAGGCTTTTACCCGTGCGCTTTTGGCAATTCCAACCACCATTGCCGACAATGCCGGGTTAGACAGTGCTGAGCTGATTGCTCAGCTTCGTGCTGAACACCACAAGGAGGAAAGCAACGCAGGAATTGATGTCATCTCTGGATCT GTTGGAGATATGTCAGAGCTAGGAATATCCGAATCGTTCAAAGTTAAACAGGCGGTATTGCTCTCTGCCACTGAGGCTGCTGAGATGATCCTTAGGGTTGACGAAATCATCACTTGTGCCCCACGGAGGAGGGAGGGAATGTAA
- the LOC129904031 gene encoding uncharacterized protein LOC129904031, which yields MEADRLNSPHTSSIFIDVLGHQLQFCQDPNSKHLGTTVWDASMVLVKFLERNCRKGRFSPSKLRGKRVIELGAGCGVAGFGMALLGCDVVSTDQTEVLPLLMRNVERNTSRIMQTISDPDSFGSIQAAELDWGNETHIKAVGPPFDYIIGTDVVYAEHLLEPLLQTIIALSGPKTTILLGHEIRSTNVHEKMLEMWKRHFEVKTVPKAKMDSTYQHPSIQLYIMSFKTQGSTSEIVRLMAQQQNEEVADREIKHGSDEDESKYGFNQNDPTDNECKVDNNLVMDLENRKLSDWEVRRCGAMAARLLRDVKIT from the exons ATGGAGGCAGATAG GTTAAATTCTCCACacacttcttcaattttcattGATGTTCTAGGTCATCAACTTCAGTTTTGCCAG GATCCTAATTCGAAGCATTTAGGCACTACTGTTTGGGATGCATCTATGGTTTTAGTAAAATTTCTG GAAAGAAATTGTCGAAAGGGAAGGTTCTCTCCATCTAAATTGAGAGGAAAGCGTGTGATTGAACTTGGGGCAGGTTGTGGTGTAGCAGGATTTG GCATGGCATTGCTTGGATGTGATGTAGTTTCAACTGACCAAACTGAGGTTTTGCCATTGCTAATGAGAAACGTTGAGCGTAATACTTCCAGGATAATGCAGACAATCTCAGATCCAG ATTCATTTGGTTCCATACAGGCTGCAGAGTTGGATTGGGGTAATGAAACTCATATAAAGGCTGTTGGCCCTCCGTTCGACTATATCATTGGGACTGATGTT GTTTATGCAGAGCATCTTTTGGAACCACTTTTGCAGACAATAATTGCACTGTCTGGACCGAAGACAACAATTTTG TTGGGTCATGAAATCCGATCGACAAATGTCCATGAAAAGATGCTTGAGATGTGGAAGAGACATTTTGAGGTCAAAACTGTTCCAAAAGCAAAG ATGGATAGTACGTACCAACACCCAAGCATCCAGTTATACATAATGAGCTTTAAGACACAAGGAAGTACCTCGGAAATTGTTAGACTGATGGCTCAGCAGCAGAATGAAGAGGTTGCGGACAGAGAAATTAAGCATGGATCAGATGAAGATGAAAGTAAATACGGGTTTAATCAAAATGATCCGACTGACAATGAATGCAAGGTAGACAACAACCTGGTTATGGATCTAGAGAACAGAAAACTTAGTGATTGGGAAGTTAGAAGATGTGGTGCGATGGCTGCTAGGCTTCTTCGTGATGTCAAGATAACATAA
- the LOC129902519 gene encoding uncharacterized protein LOC129902519 isoform X1 translates to MNPESSNTNQTNPRKRPLIEEEPNKDKQPTTLNSMVVAIDHNNLFYTVCSICEKTLPDPSPNTHFPNSSSSSSSIPFCKNCNFNPASSGSKRLFRVLMSIATEKRVVVVIMFDRAARVLFGCSADEFFDFAKIHPFSAASAGKALEGEMLKVTLSQPKNGNARHLRVVSVLPLRTGFQPVIETLRELYRARGGS, encoded by the exons ATGAATCCAGAAAGCTCAAATACTAACCAAACAAACCCCAGAAAAAGACCATTAATAGAAGAAGAACCTAACAAAGACAAACAGCCAACTACACTGAATTCCATGGTGGTAGCCATTGATCACAACAATCTCTTTTATACAGTCTGTTCTATATGTGAAAAGACTTTACCTGACCCTTCACCAAATACCCATTTCcccaattcttcttcttcttcttcttcaatacCCTTTTGCAAAAATTGCAACTTTAACCCTGCTTCTTCTGGTTCCAAACGCCTCTTTCGTGTTCTT aTGTCTATAGCTACTGAGAAAAGAGTGGTTGTGGTGATAATGTTTGATAGGGCGGCTAGGGTTTTGTTTGGTTGTTCTGCTGATGAGTTCTTTGATTTTGCCAAGATTCACCCTTTCTCCG CTGCGTCTGCCGGTAAAGCTTTGGAGGGAGAGATGTTGAAGGTCACCTTGTCCCAACCAAAGAATGGGAATGCACGGCATCTGCGAGTGGTATCAGTTTTGCCATTGCGGACAGGTTTTCAGCCTGTGATTGAGACCTTGAGGGAACTATATCGAGCAAGAGGTGGTTCATAG